One Paenisporosarcina sp. FSL H8-0542 genomic region harbors:
- a CDS encoding acetate kinase produces the protein MTNILAINAGSSSLKFQLLQMPEEHVVAKGLIERIGLKEPIFSMTTNGQKVEFIEKITNHQDAVQLLLHHLIEQKAVNSLQDIDGIGHRLVHGGEEYSDSVLIDDEALIAFERLSDLAPLHNPANIAGIIEFKKALPHVPAVAVFDTAFHQTMPESSFLYSIPYDYYKKYGIRKYGFHGTSHKYVTGRAAELLNRPVETIRLISCHLGNGASIAAIDGGRSIDTSMGFTPLAGVTMGTRSGNLDPALIPFLMEKTEKSAEEVLDVLNKKSGMLGVSGFSSDLRDIEMEASKNNPRAQLALDVFANRIHKYIGSYAARMNGVDAIIFTAGIGENSEIIRAKVLAGLQFMGVYMDPDLNKIRGKEAFISFPHSPVKVIVIPTNEEVMIARDTVRLSGLL, from the coding sequence ATGACTAATATATTGGCAATCAATGCTGGAAGCTCATCGTTAAAATTCCAATTGCTTCAAATGCCTGAAGAACATGTTGTGGCTAAAGGATTAATCGAGCGTATCGGATTGAAAGAACCTATCTTTTCCATGACAACGAATGGGCAGAAAGTCGAATTCATCGAAAAGATTACAAATCACCAGGACGCAGTTCAATTACTCCTGCACCATCTGATAGAACAGAAAGCAGTGAATTCTCTACAGGATATCGACGGCATCGGACATCGATTGGTACATGGTGGTGAAGAGTATAGCGATTCCGTATTAATTGATGATGAAGCCCTTATAGCATTTGAAAGACTATCGGATTTGGCACCACTCCATAATCCTGCAAACATTGCAGGTATCATCGAATTTAAAAAAGCATTACCACATGTGCCTGCCGTGGCAGTTTTTGATACAGCATTTCATCAGACTATGCCGGAAAGTTCTTTTTTATATTCAATTCCTTACGATTACTATAAGAAATACGGCATCAGGAAATATGGTTTTCACGGAACTTCGCACAAATATGTAACAGGACGAGCTGCAGAATTGCTGAATCGTCCAGTAGAGACCATTCGACTGATATCCTGTCATTTAGGTAACGGAGCCAGTATCGCGGCAATCGATGGGGGACGCTCAATTGATACATCAATGGGGTTCACACCTTTAGCGGGTGTCACGATGGGGACCCGTTCAGGAAATCTGGATCCAGCGCTTATTCCTTTCTTGATGGAAAAGACCGAAAAAAGTGCAGAAGAAGTATTGGATGTCTTGAACAAAAAGTCTGGAATGCTTGGTGTATCAGGATTTTCAAGTGATTTGCGCGACATAGAAATGGAAGCATCGAAAAATAATCCGCGTGCTCAATTAGCTCTTGACGTGTTTGCAAACCGCATTCATAAATATATCGGTTCCTACGCAGCACGCATGAATGGAGTCGACGCCATCATTTTCACGGCAGGCATCGGAGAAAACAGTGAAATAATCCGTGCAAAAGTATTAGCGGGTCTTCAATTCATGGGCGTCTACATGGATCCAGACTTGAACAAAATTCGCGGAAAAGAAGCATTTATCAGCTTCCCACATTCCCCGGTAAAAGTCATTGTCATCCCGACGAACGAAGAAGTAATGATTGCAAGGGATACGGTGAGATTGTCTGGTTTATTATAG
- a CDS encoding AMP-binding protein — MNRENLLAPSTYNLVQEFEKYATDENRLALIWKSEKDETKKITYKELMQLANQAANVFTNSGLRQGDVVLVMVPRLIEAYVTYIGALKAGLVVIPSSEMLRAKDIDYRLVHSEAKAIVAYEPFISQFDQVEKLDGLTQFVIGEGKGKWVSLSEELTKASTEFTGADTNNTDIAFLSYTSGTTGNPKGVVHTHGWAYAHLRTSAEHWLGIHEGDVVWATASPGWQKWIWSPFVATLGSGATGFVYHGKFDPKTYLSLLEEYQVNVLCCTPTEYRIMAKVEGLSAYNLTSLHSAVSAGEPLNREVIDTFKREFGLEVRDGYGQTENTLLVGTMKGMEARPGSMGKPTPGNQVDIINEFGEVCAPGEVGDIAVHTDTPALFKSYLKDPERTKMQFRGTYYITGDKASKDEDGYFWFEGRGDDIIISSGYTIGPFEVEDALVKHPMVKECAVVGSPDEIRGHIVKAYVVLVDSAVGSPEIVKELQDHVKTLTAPYKYPRDITFIEELPKTASGKIRRIELRNQEISK, encoded by the coding sequence TTGAATCGTGAAAATTTATTGGCACCGTCAACGTATAATTTGGTCCAGGAATTCGAAAAATATGCAACCGATGAAAATCGTTTAGCATTGATTTGGAAAAGTGAAAAGGACGAGACGAAAAAAATTACATACAAAGAATTGATGCAACTGGCAAATCAGGCAGCAAATGTTTTTACAAATAGTGGATTGAGACAAGGTGATGTTGTTTTGGTCATGGTACCGAGATTAATTGAAGCTTATGTCACTTACATAGGTGCCTTAAAAGCTGGGCTGGTCGTTATTCCAAGCTCGGAAATGCTGCGAGCAAAAGATATTGATTACCGTTTAGTTCATAGTGAAGCGAAAGCGATAGTGGCATATGAACCATTCATCAGCCAATTTGATCAAGTTGAAAAATTGGATGGTCTGACTCAATTCGTTATCGGAGAAGGAAAAGGAAAATGGGTTTCATTGTCTGAAGAACTTACCAAAGCTTCTACTGAATTTACTGGCGCAGACACAAATAACACGGACATCGCTTTTTTGTCATACACGAGTGGTACGACAGGCAATCCTAAAGGTGTAGTTCATACACATGGTTGGGCATACGCGCATTTACGTACATCAGCTGAACATTGGTTAGGCATTCATGAAGGTGATGTTGTATGGGCAACTGCAAGCCCAGGTTGGCAAAAATGGATTTGGAGTCCATTCGTTGCAACTCTCGGAAGTGGGGCGACCGGTTTTGTCTATCACGGAAAATTTGATCCGAAAACGTATTTATCACTGCTTGAGGAATATCAAGTAAACGTTCTTTGTTGTACACCAACCGAGTATCGGATAATGGCGAAAGTAGAGGGACTATCAGCGTATAATCTTACTTCACTGCATAGTGCGGTGTCTGCTGGAGAACCGTTAAACCGTGAAGTTATCGATACATTCAAGCGGGAATTCGGTTTGGAAGTGCGTGACGGATATGGACAGACCGAGAATACATTGTTGGTAGGAACAATGAAGGGCATGGAAGCACGTCCGGGATCAATGGGTAAACCTACGCCTGGCAACCAAGTGGACATCATTAATGAATTCGGCGAAGTTTGTGCACCAGGAGAAGTTGGTGATATTGCCGTTCATACCGATACACCTGCTTTATTTAAGTCATACCTAAAAGACCCGGAACGAACAAAAATGCAATTTAGAGGAACTTACTATATTACCGGAGATAAGGCTTCAAAAGATGAGGACGGCTACTTCTGGTTTGAAGGCCGTGGTGATGATATTATCATTAGTTCTGGATACACAATAGGACCGTTCGAAGTAGAAGACGCTTTGGTCAAACATCCAATGGTTAAAGAATGTGCTGTAGTGGGCAGTCCGGATGAAATTCGTGGGCATATCGTCAAAGCATATGTTGTATTGGTTGATTCAGCGGTGGGATCACCAGAGATTGTAAAAGAACTACAGGACCATGTGAAAACTTTAACAGCACCGTACAAATATCCTCGTGATATAACGTTTATCGAAGAACTGCCAAAAACAGCTTCTGGTAAAATACGAAGAATTGAACTAAGAAATCAGGAAATTTCTAAATAA
- a CDS encoding NAD kinase, whose protein sequence is MSERTHIFIYSKHDKSSLQQKSILTEMIAQHGFTTVDDAKNANIIVSLGGDGSFLQAVRKTGFRQDCLYAGISTTGSLGMYCDFHFNDMDTVIQAVQHAEIEVRRYPILQVIVDDNPPFYCLNEFSIRSNIIKTFVLDVEIDGLHFETFRGDGMIIATPTGSTAYNKSVNGAVVDPLLPCFQVSELASVNSNKYRTLGSSFILGGQRQLTLRLQQDGNDFPTMGMDNESLSIQHVQSVNIELSNRIVKTVKLKNNSFWEKVKRTYL, encoded by the coding sequence TTGTCCGAGCGTACACACATTTTTATTTATTCCAAACACGATAAAAGCTCCTTGCAACAAAAATCAATTCTTACGGAAATGATTGCACAACATGGATTCACTACGGTAGATGATGCGAAAAATGCAAACATTATCGTAAGCTTGGGCGGAGATGGATCTTTCCTTCAAGCCGTTCGCAAAACCGGTTTTCGTCAAGATTGTTTGTATGCCGGAATTTCTACCACTGGTTCGCTGGGTATGTATTGTGATTTTCATTTCAATGACATGGATACAGTGATTCAGGCTGTTCAACATGCGGAAATTGAAGTACGTCGTTATCCTATTTTACAAGTTATAGTGGATGACAATCCACCTTTTTATTGCTTGAATGAATTTAGTATCCGTTCAAATATTATTAAGACATTTGTTCTTGATGTAGAAATTGATGGATTGCATTTTGAAACATTCCGGGGAGATGGCATGATCATCGCTACCCCAACTGGTAGCACGGCTTACAATAAGTCGGTCAATGGTGCAGTGGTGGATCCTCTCCTCCCTTGTTTCCAAGTATCTGAACTGGCATCTGTGAACAGCAACAAATACCGCACTCTTGGCTCTTCATTCATTTTAGGCGGTCAGCGTCAATTAACATTACGCCTGCAGCAAGACGGAAATGACTTCCCGACAATGGGCATGGACAATGAATCGCTAAGTATTCAACATGTACAATCAGTTAATATCGAGTTGAGTAACCGCATCGTGAAGACCGTTAAGTTGAAAAACAATTCTTTCTGGGAAAAAGTGAAACGCACGTATCTTTAA
- the sppA gene encoding signal peptide peptidase SppA: MNAKRWIALGAAALLLGLSTIINMAFFAFSNDWTSNFENMLALPESEYSESVLEVGDTSKRIAVLTVDGVIQDTGEATSLFGTAGYDHQFFMDQLEMIKEDDTIKAVVLQVNSPGGGVVESAQIYDKIKEVQEEVGIPFYVSMGSMAASGGYYISAPADKIFLNKETLTGSIGVIMESVNYGKLAEKYGVDFVTIKTGPYKDIMSPTRDMTEDERAMLQDMINESYESFVDIIEEGRGMTEAEVKKVADGRIMNGRQAIEAGLADEYGYLEDVIEAVRKDFDLEDAEVIQYEYPQGFSSLFSMKAQSLLGGDAESQLIGRLLSDYNAPRMMYLYGEK, translated from the coding sequence TTGAATGCAAAACGTTGGATTGCTTTAGGTGCTGCAGCACTATTATTGGGTTTGTCTACCATCATTAATATGGCATTTTTTGCTTTTAGCAATGATTGGACATCTAATTTTGAAAACATGCTGGCTTTGCCAGAAAGTGAATATTCCGAGAGCGTACTGGAAGTTGGGGATACATCTAAACGTATCGCTGTATTAACAGTGGACGGAGTCATTCAGGATACTGGCGAGGCTACTTCACTTTTTGGAACAGCCGGTTACGATCACCAGTTTTTCATGGACCAACTGGAAATGATTAAAGAAGACGATACAATCAAAGCCGTGGTCTTGCAAGTGAATTCGCCAGGTGGCGGGGTTGTCGAGTCTGCGCAAATTTATGATAAAATTAAAGAAGTGCAAGAAGAAGTTGGCATACCTTTTTACGTGTCGATGGGTAGCATGGCTGCATCAGGCGGATACTATATCTCTGCGCCTGCAGATAAAATTTTCTTGAATAAAGAAACACTGACAGGTTCCATCGGCGTCATTATGGAAAGTGTCAACTACGGCAAACTGGCTGAAAAATATGGTGTTGATTTTGTTACGATTAAAACAGGACCGTATAAAGATATTATGAGCCCAACCCGTGATATGACGGAAGATGAGCGTGCGATGCTACAGGACATGATTAATGAATCGTATGAATCATTTGTAGATATTATTGAAGAAGGCCGTGGCATGACAGAAGCTGAAGTGAAGAAAGTGGCAGACGGACGCATTATGAATGGGCGTCAGGCAATTGAAGCCGGTCTTGCGGATGAATATGGATATTTGGAAGACGTAATTGAAGCTGTTCGTAAAGACTTTGATTTAGAAGATGCAGAAGTGATTCAATATGAATACCCTCAAGGCTTCTCCAGTCTATTTTCTATGAAAGCTCAATCGTTGTTAGGTGGAGACGCGGAGTCACAATTGATTGGCCGTTTACTTTCGGATTATAACGCACCTCGTATGATGTATTTATACGGTGAGAAGTGA
- a CDS encoding class I SAM-dependent methyltransferase, translating into MNSSMEQLFTFIDEHAKKMQTTEDLTYIEGVLESTEMWLDGDIEPKIPTLQKEDIRKAIQLAILKGMKEHVQAHHQMTPDSLGLLVGYFVDQLTKDKQQVTILDPAAGTGNLLFTVMNFLQDKATATAVEIDDMLIRLAASTGDLLQQPVTLYRQDALQPLLIDPSDVVISDLPVGYYPDDKTAAGYELKAKEGMSFAHHLMIEQSIRHTVDGGYLVFLVPQGIFESPQAKELHAYFANHAWIKAVVQLPVNLFKNEAHAKSLLVLQKKSADLKQPKEVLLAKVPNMSNKEAMALFFEKVKMWHQENTN; encoded by the coding sequence ATGAACAGTTCGATGGAACAGTTATTTACATTTATCGATGAACATGCAAAAAAAATGCAAACAACAGAAGACTTAACGTATATTGAGGGTGTTTTGGAATCGACAGAAATGTGGTTGGATGGTGATATAGAACCGAAAATCCCGACCCTCCAAAAAGAAGATATCCGAAAAGCGATTCAACTTGCTATTTTAAAAGGCATGAAAGAACATGTTCAGGCACATCATCAAATGACCCCTGATTCGCTTGGTCTGCTTGTTGGCTATTTCGTAGATCAATTGACGAAGGATAAACAGCAAGTCACGATTTTGGATCCAGCGGCAGGAACGGGCAATTTATTATTTACTGTAATGAACTTTTTGCAGGATAAAGCCACAGCAACTGCTGTCGAAATTGATGATATGTTGATTCGTCTCGCAGCTTCTACTGGTGACTTGTTGCAGCAACCTGTAACTCTATACCGACAAGATGCGTTACAACCTTTATTGATTGATCCATCCGATGTTGTCATAAGTGATTTGCCGGTGGGATACTATCCCGATGATAAAACTGCTGCGGGTTATGAGTTGAAAGCGAAGGAAGGCATGTCTTTTGCACATCACTTAATGATCGAACAATCTATCAGACACACGGTTGACGGCGGATACTTAGTATTCCTTGTCCCTCAAGGGATTTTTGAATCACCACAAGCGAAAGAACTTCACGCTTATTTTGCCAACCATGCTTGGATTAAGGCAGTTGTGCAATTACCTGTGAACTTATTCAAAAATGAAGCTCATGCAAAGAGTCTATTGGTGCTCCAAAAGAAATCAGCTGACTTGAAACAGCCAAAAGAAGTGTTACTGGCAAAAGTTCCAAATATGTCAAATAAAGAAGCCATGGCTTTGTTCTTCGAAAAAGTTAAAATGTGGCATCAAGAAAATACGAACTGA
- the rarD gene encoding EamA family transporter RarD — protein sequence MLEKERQGVIWAIGAYLVWGVLPIYWKWLHNVPSDEIITSRVLWAFIFTLLFVLITRKTKLLIEDLMSLWQNQKAFWSLFFASALISGNWFLYIWAVNNNHLVETSLGYYINPLISVLLGIFFLKERLTTAQKIAFVIATIGVIILTISYGRFPWLAFSLAISFAIYGLMKKTIPLDAVRGLTIETLFIVPFAFIYYIYLFLSDRAVLFHDSFQTDVLLILTGAATAVPLVLFAKGAQQMPLYMIGFLQYIAPTCMLFLGVIIYGETFNPIDLLSFSLIWLALILFTVSKVMEARTRKLKLAKL from the coding sequence ATGCTAGAAAAAGAACGTCAAGGTGTTATTTGGGCAATCGGTGCGTATCTTGTTTGGGGAGTTCTCCCAATCTATTGGAAGTGGTTACATAATGTTCCGAGTGATGAAATCATAACAAGCCGAGTCCTATGGGCATTTATATTTACATTACTATTCGTGCTGATTACACGAAAAACCAAGCTTCTCATTGAAGATTTAATGTCATTGTGGCAAAATCAAAAAGCTTTCTGGAGCTTATTTTTTGCTTCGGCATTAATCTCAGGAAACTGGTTCTTGTATATCTGGGCAGTAAATAATAACCATTTAGTGGAAACCAGTTTAGGATACTATATCAACCCACTGATTTCTGTTTTGCTGGGCATCTTTTTCTTAAAGGAACGTTTGACGACGGCTCAAAAAATCGCCTTTGTCATTGCGACCATCGGTGTTATCATCTTAACCATTTCATATGGCCGTTTCCCGTGGCTTGCTTTTTCACTTGCCATCAGTTTTGCCATATATGGATTAATGAAAAAAACAATACCGTTAGATGCAGTTCGCGGATTGACAATCGAAACATTGTTTATTGTGCCGTTTGCGTTTATTTATTACATTTATTTATTTCTATCCGACCGTGCTGTCCTTTTTCATGATTCATTCCAGACGGATGTATTGTTGATTCTTACAGGTGCTGCAACCGCTGTACCTCTCGTGTTATTCGCAAAAGGAGCACAACAAATGCCGTTATACATGATTGGGTTTTTACAATACATTGCTCCGACTTGTATGTTGTTCCTAGGTGTTATTATTTATGGCGAAACGTTCAATCCCATTGATTTACTGTCATTTTCCTTAATCTGGCTGGCGCTGATTCTCTTTACTGTCTCCAAGGTTATGGAAGCACGCACAAGAAAACTTAAATTGGCGAAATTATAA
- a CDS encoding RDD family protein produces MTDRYDPNEHESSIKEAVNPVSPNPKYTVQNSEEFILKPAGFWIRFWAYLIDLLVISSVTSIVIYPLFHIFGWDVQGATWYAPIGFITGFIFYLYFVLMMKFFKQTVGKMIFGLRVIALQSESLSLSTILFREWIGRFFSATILPLYWLVGFTPKKQGLHDFIADTMVIHEQTYEKKVITTYQPVSESSQLQPPNAF; encoded by the coding sequence ATGACTGATCGATATGATCCGAATGAACATGAATCATCAATTAAGGAAGCAGTGAATCCTGTTTCACCGAATCCAAAATATACAGTTCAGAATAGTGAAGAGTTTATCCTGAAACCTGCTGGCTTTTGGATTCGATTCTGGGCATATTTAATAGATTTACTTGTCATTTCATCCGTTACTTCAATTGTCATTTATCCGTTGTTCCATATATTCGGATGGGATGTTCAAGGGGCAACATGGTATGCACCGATAGGGTTCATCACAGGGTTTATTTTCTATTTATATTTCGTACTAATGATGAAGTTTTTCAAGCAAACTGTAGGCAAAATGATTTTTGGGTTGCGTGTCATCGCATTGCAAAGCGAATCACTGTCTTTAAGCACCATTTTGTTCAGGGAATGGATTGGCCGCTTTTTCTCGGCAACAATCTTGCCATTGTACTGGTTAGTTGGTTTTACACCTAAAAAACAGGGGTTGCATGACTTCATAGCAGATACGATGGTTATCCACGAGCAAACGTATGAAAAGAAGGTTATCACTACTTATCAACCTGTTTCCGAATCAAGTCAGTTGCAACCGCCAAATGCATTCTAG
- the tpx gene encoding thiol peroxidase — protein MAQITFKQNPVTLLGKEVTVGDTAPNFTVLANDLSPVTLADSKGKTRLISVVPSLDTGTCDTQTRKFNESAAELGDDVVILTISNDLPFAQKRWCAAAGIDSVQTLSDHRDLSFGEAYGVAIKELRLLARSIFVVDSNDKVTYVEYVSEATEHPDYEKAIAAVKAAQK, from the coding sequence ATGGCACAAATTACATTTAAGCAAAACCCAGTAACATTACTTGGCAAAGAAGTAACAGTAGGTGACACGGCGCCAAATTTCACAGTATTAGCTAACGATCTTAGCCCGGTTACATTGGCAGATTCAAAAGGGAAAACAAGATTAATCAGTGTGGTACCATCTTTGGACACAGGTACATGTGATACACAGACGCGTAAATTCAACGAAAGCGCTGCTGAACTTGGAGACGATGTTGTCATTCTGACGATCTCGAATGATTTGCCATTCGCTCAAAAACGCTGGTGTGCAGCTGCTGGAATTGATTCAGTACAAACACTTTCCGATCACCGAGATTTATCGTTTGGTGAAGCATATGGAGTGGCAATAAAAGAATTAAGATTGTTGGCTCGTTCAATCTTTGTAGTAGATAGCAATGACAAAGTAACATATGTTGAGTATGTTTCTGAAGCAACTGAACATCCTGATTATGAAAAAGCAATTGCCGCTGTTAAAGCAGCACAAAAGTAA